From a single Pseudomonas serboccidentalis genomic region:
- the kdsA gene encoding 3-deoxy-8-phosphooctulonate synthase, with product MAQKIIRVGNIEIANDKPMVLFGGMNVLESRDMAMQVCEEYVKVTEKLGIPYVFKASFDKANRSSVTSYRGPGLEEGMRIFQDIKQAFGVPIITDVHEPDQAAVVAEVCDIIQLPAFLSRQTDLVVAMAKTNAVINIKKAQFLAPQEMKHILNKCVEAGNDQLILCERGSSFGYNNLVVDMLGFGIMKQFEYPVFFDVTHSLQMPGGRSDSAGGRRAQVTDLAKAGMSQSLAGLFLEAHPDPDNAKCDGPCALRLDKLEPFLAQLKALDELVKSFPTVETA from the coding sequence ATGGCACAGAAGATCATCCGCGTTGGCAACATCGAGATCGCCAACGACAAACCCATGGTGCTGTTCGGCGGCATGAACGTGCTGGAAAGCCGCGACATGGCCATGCAGGTTTGCGAAGAGTACGTGAAGGTCACCGAGAAACTCGGTATCCCTTATGTGTTCAAGGCCAGTTTCGACAAGGCCAACCGATCTTCTGTGACCTCCTATCGTGGTCCTGGCCTGGAAGAGGGCATGCGCATCTTCCAGGACATCAAACAAGCCTTCGGTGTGCCGATCATCACCGACGTCCATGAGCCTGACCAGGCCGCGGTCGTCGCTGAAGTCTGCGACATCATCCAGCTGCCGGCCTTCCTGTCGCGCCAGACCGATCTGGTCGTCGCGATGGCCAAGACCAATGCCGTCATCAACATCAAGAAAGCCCAGTTCCTCGCGCCTCAGGAAATGAAACACATCCTGAACAAGTGCGTGGAAGCGGGTAACGATCAACTGATCCTCTGCGAGCGTGGTTCGAGCTTCGGCTACAACAACCTCGTGGTGGACATGCTCGGCTTCGGCATCATGAAGCAGTTCGAGTACCCGGTATTCTTCGACGTGACCCATTCGCTGCAAATGCCTGGCGGTCGTTCCGACTCCGCCGGCGGTCGCCGCGCACAGGTCACCGATCTGGCCAAGGCCGGCATGAGCCAGTCGCTGGCCGGTCTGTTCCTCGAAGCGCACCCGGACCCGGACAACGCCAAATGCGACGGCCCTTGCGCCTTGCGTCTGGACAAACTGGAGCCATTTCTGGCCCAGCTCAAAGCTTTGGACGAACTGGTGAAGAGTTTTCCGACGGTAGAAACCGCGTAA
- the eno gene encoding phosphopyruvate hydratase has translation MAKIVDIKGREVLDSRGNPTVEADVLLDNGIIGSACAPSGASTGSREALELRDGDKSRYLGKGVLKAVANINGPIRDLLLGTDPSDQKALDHAMIKLDGTENKATLGANAILAVSLAAAKAAAQDQDLPLYAHIANLNGTPGVYSMPVPMMNIINGGEHADNNVDIQEFMVQPVGAKTFSEGLRMGTEIFHHLKAVLKARGLSTAVGDEGGFAPNLASNEDALKVISEAVANAGYKLGTDVTLALDCAASEFYEDGKYNLSGEGQVFTAEGFADYLKGLTERYPIISIEDGLDESDWAGWKILTDKIGEKTQLVGDDLFVTNTKILKEGIDKKIANSILIKFNQIGTLTETLEAIQMAKAAGYTAVISHRSGETEDSTIADLAVGTSAGQIKTGSLCRSDRVSKYNQLLRIEEQLNGKAKYNGRSEFRG, from the coding sequence ATGGCAAAAATCGTCGACATCAAAGGTCGTGAAGTTCTCGACTCCCGTGGCAATCCCACCGTGGAAGCGGACGTGCTTCTCGACAACGGCATCATCGGCAGCGCTTGCGCGCCGTCCGGTGCATCCACTGGCTCGCGTGAAGCGCTCGAGCTGCGTGATGGCGACAAGAGCCGTTACCTGGGCAAGGGCGTGCTCAAGGCGGTAGCCAACATCAACGGTCCGATCCGCGATCTGCTGCTGGGCACCGACCCAAGCGACCAGAAAGCCCTGGATCACGCGATGATCAAGCTCGACGGTACCGAAAACAAGGCAACCCTGGGCGCCAACGCCATCCTCGCCGTGTCCCTGGCTGCGGCCAAGGCGGCTGCACAGGATCAGGACCTGCCGCTGTACGCACACATCGCCAACCTGAACGGCACTCCGGGTGTGTACTCGATGCCGGTGCCGATGATGAACATCATCAACGGTGGCGAGCACGCCGATAACAACGTCGACATCCAGGAATTCATGGTGCAGCCGGTTGGCGCCAAGACCTTCTCGGAAGGTCTGCGCATGGGCACCGAGATTTTCCATCACCTCAAAGCTGTGCTGAAGGCCCGTGGCCTGAGCACCGCCGTTGGCGACGAAGGCGGTTTCGCACCGAACCTGGCGTCCAACGAAGACGCGCTGAAAGTGATCTCCGAAGCAGTGGCCAACGCCGGTTACAAGCTGGGCACCGACGTGACCCTGGCGCTGGACTGCGCAGCCAGCGAATTCTACGAAGATGGCAAGTACAACCTGTCCGGTGAAGGCCAGGTGTTCACCGCTGAAGGTTTCGCCGACTACCTCAAAGGCCTGACCGAACGTTATCCGATCATCTCGATCGAAGACGGTCTGGACGAGTCCGACTGGGCTGGCTGGAAGATCCTCACCGACAAGATCGGCGAGAAGACCCAACTGGTAGGTGACGACCTGTTCGTGACCAACACCAAGATCCTGAAAGAAGGCATCGATAAAAAGATCGCCAACTCGATCCTGATCAAGTTCAACCAGATCGGCACCCTGACCGAAACCCTGGAAGCCATCCAGATGGCCAAGGCAGCCGGTTACACCGCAGTGATCTCGCACCGCTCGGGCGAAACCGAAGATTCGACCATTGCCGACCTGGCTGTGGGCACCTCGGCTGGCCAGATCAAGACCGGTTCGCTGTGCCGTTCCGACCGTGTTTCCAAGTACAACCAACTGCTGCGTATCGAAGAGCAGTTGAATGGCAAAGCCAAGTACAACGGTCGCAGCGAGTTCCGCGGCTGA
- the ftsB gene encoding cell division protein FtsB produces MRSPYWLFLVLLLLLAGLQYRLWVGNGSLAQVAELNQQIADQHAENEGLLERNRVMDAEVSELKKGMETVEERARHELGMVKDGETLYQLAQ; encoded by the coding sequence ATGCGCAGTCCTTACTGGTTGTTTCTCGTTTTGCTCTTGCTGCTGGCCGGTCTGCAGTACCGCCTGTGGGTGGGCAATGGCAGTCTGGCGCAGGTCGCCGAGCTGAATCAGCAGATTGCTGATCAGCACGCCGAGAATGAAGGCCTGCTGGAGCGCAACCGGGTGATGGACGCTGAAGTCAGCGAGCTGAAAAAAGGCATGGAGACCGTTGAAGAACGCGCTCGCCATGAGCTGGGCATGGTCAAGGACGGTGAAACCCTTTACCAGCTGGCCCAATGA
- the ispD gene encoding 2-C-methyl-D-erythritol 4-phosphate cytidylyltransferase produces MIDSLPAFWAVIPAAGVGARMAADRPKQYLQLGGRTILEHSLGCFLDHPSLKGLVVSLAVDDPYWPNLACAGDSRIQRVEGGAERSASVLNALLHLHAQGADDEDWVLVHDAARPNLSRDDLDKLLAELANDPVGGLLAVPARDTLKRVDKRGRVVETVDRSVIWQAYTPQMFRLGALHRALADSLVADALITDEASAMEWAGLAPRLIEGRADNLKVTRPEDLEWLRQRWANRR; encoded by the coding sequence ATGATCGATTCTCTGCCGGCCTTCTGGGCCGTGATTCCTGCCGCGGGCGTCGGTGCCCGAATGGCCGCGGACCGTCCCAAGCAATACCTGCAACTGGGTGGACGCACAATTCTCGAACACAGCCTCGGCTGTTTTCTGGATCACCCAAGCCTCAAGGGGCTGGTGGTCAGTCTTGCTGTTGACGATCCTTATTGGCCGAACCTGGCGTGCGCCGGTGATTCGCGTATTCAGCGGGTTGAGGGGGGCGCCGAGCGTTCTGCTTCTGTGCTCAACGCCTTGCTGCATCTGCATGCACAAGGTGCCGACGATGAGGATTGGGTGCTGGTGCACGATGCCGCGCGGCCCAACCTGAGTCGCGACGATCTCGACAAGCTGCTGGCCGAGCTGGCAAATGATCCGGTAGGCGGTCTGCTCGCTGTACCGGCGCGCGACACGCTCAAGCGGGTCGACAAGCGCGGTCGCGTGGTCGAAACCGTTGACCGCAGCGTGATCTGGCAGGCCTACACGCCACAGATGTTCCGCCTCGGTGCTTTGCATCGGGCGTTGGCGGACAGTCTGGTGGCCGATGCGCTGATTACCGATGAGGCCTCGGCGATGGAGTGGGCCGGCCTGGCGCCGCGTCTGATCGAAGGGCGGGCGGACAACCTCAAGGTCACCCGGCCGGAAGATCTGGAGTGGTTGCGTCAGCGTTGGGCCAATCGCCGCTGA
- a CDS encoding LysR substrate-binding domain-containing protein has product MSENRWEGIDEFVAVAECSQFTAAAERLGVSSSHISRQIVRLEERLQTRLLYRSTRRVTLTEAGQTFLQHCQRLQDGREEALRAVGDLTSEPKGMLRMTCAVAYGERFIVPLVTRFMGQYPQLRVDIELSNRQLDLVHEGLDLAIRLGRLQDSRLVATRLAPRRMYLCASPSYLERYGRPHSLSELSRHNCLIGSSDLWQLEQNGREFSQRVQGNWRCNSGQAVLDAALQGVGLCQLPDYYVLEHLHSGALISLLEAHQPPNTAVWALYPQQRHLSPKVRKLVDFLKAGLAERPEYQE; this is encoded by the coding sequence ATGTCCGAAAACCGCTGGGAAGGCATCGACGAGTTCGTCGCCGTCGCCGAATGCAGCCAATTCACCGCTGCGGCAGAACGCCTTGGAGTTTCTTCCTCACACATCAGTCGACAAATCGTACGGCTGGAAGAGCGTTTGCAGACACGTCTGCTCTACCGCAGCACTCGCCGCGTCACCCTGACCGAAGCCGGGCAGACCTTTCTGCAGCATTGCCAACGCCTGCAAGACGGTCGCGAAGAAGCCCTGCGCGCCGTCGGCGACCTGACCAGTGAACCAAAAGGCATGCTGCGCATGACCTGCGCCGTGGCCTATGGCGAGCGGTTCATCGTGCCGTTGGTGACGCGATTCATGGGGCAATACCCGCAATTGCGTGTCGACATCGAACTGAGCAATCGCCAACTCGATCTGGTGCATGAGGGATTGGATCTGGCGATCCGCCTGGGTCGGCTACAGGATTCGCGACTGGTCGCCACTCGGCTGGCGCCACGGCGCATGTACCTGTGCGCGTCACCGTCCTACCTGGAACGGTACGGTCGCCCACACAGTTTGTCGGAACTGAGTCGGCACAATTGCCTGATCGGCAGCTCGGATCTGTGGCAACTGGAACAGAACGGGCGGGAATTTTCCCAGCGTGTGCAGGGAAACTGGCGCTGCAACAGTGGGCAAGCGGTGCTGGATGCGGCGCTGCAAGGGGTCGGGTTGTGTCAGTTGCCGGACTATTACGTGCTTGAGCATTTGCACAGCGGGGCGCTGATTTCGTTGCTCGAGGCGCATCAACCGCCGAATACCGCGGTGTGGGCGTTGTATCCGCAGCAGCGGCATTTGTCGCCGAAGGTGCGCAAGCTGGTGGATTTCTTGAAGGCAGGGTTGGCTGAGCGGCCTGAGTATCAGGAATGA
- a CDS encoding S-(hydroxymethyl)glutathione dehydrogenase/class III alcohol dehydrogenase, whose amino-acid sequence MIKSRAAVAFEAKKPLEIVEVDVAMPKAGEVLLRVVASGVCHTDAYTLSGADPEGIFPSILGHEGGAIVEAIGEGVTSVAVGDHVIPLYTPECGQCKFCKSGKTNLCQAIRATQGKGLMPDGTSRFSYKGETIFHYMGTSTFSEYTVLPEISVAKISKDAPLEKVCLLGCGVTTGIGAVLNTAKVKPGDTVAIFGLGGIGLSAVIGAVKAKAARIIAIDINPAKFEIAKQLGATDCVNPKDFDRPIQEVIVDMTDGGVDFSFECIGNVQLMRAALECCHKGWGESVIIGVAGAGQEISTRPFQLVTGRVWRGSAFGGVRGRTELPSYVDMAQSGEIPLDTFITHTMGLEDINKAFDLMHEGKSIRTVIHF is encoded by the coding sequence ATGATCAAGTCGCGCGCCGCCGTTGCCTTCGAGGCCAAGAAGCCGCTGGAAATCGTAGAAGTCGATGTCGCCATGCCGAAGGCCGGTGAAGTGTTGCTGCGCGTGGTGGCTTCCGGGGTTTGCCACACTGACGCCTACACCCTGTCCGGTGCTGACCCGGAAGGTATCTTCCCGTCGATCCTCGGCCACGAAGGTGGTGCGATCGTTGAGGCCATCGGCGAAGGCGTGACCTCGGTCGCCGTCGGTGATCACGTGATTCCGCTGTACACCCCGGAATGCGGGCAGTGCAAGTTCTGTAAGTCGGGTAAGACCAACCTGTGTCAGGCAATTCGCGCCACCCAGGGCAAAGGTCTGATGCCGGACGGTACTTCGCGCTTTTCCTACAAGGGCGAAACGATTTTCCACTACATGGGTACCTCGACCTTTTCCGAGTACACCGTGCTCCCGGAAATCTCCGTGGCGAAAATCTCCAAGGATGCGCCGCTGGAAAAGGTCTGCCTGCTTGGTTGCGGCGTGACCACCGGTATCGGTGCGGTGCTCAACACCGCCAAGGTCAAGCCAGGGGACACCGTGGCGATCTTCGGTCTGGGCGGCATCGGCCTGTCCGCCGTGATCGGCGCGGTGAAAGCCAAGGCTGCGCGGATCATCGCCATTGACATCAACCCGGCCAAGTTCGAAATCGCCAAGCAGTTGGGCGCTACTGACTGCGTCAATCCGAAGGATTTTGATCGGCCGATCCAGGAAGTGATCGTCGACATGACCGACGGCGGCGTCGACTTCTCTTTCGAGTGCATCGGCAACGTGCAACTGATGCGCGCAGCGCTGGAGTGCTGCCACAAGGGCTGGGGCGAATCGGTGATCATCGGCGTGGCCGGTGCCGGTCAGGAAATTTCGACCCGTCCATTCCAGTTGGTGACCGGTCGCGTCTGGCGCGGTTCGGCGTTCGGCGGCGTGCGTGGCCGTACCGAACTGCCAAGCTACGTCGACATGGCCCAGAGCGGCGAAATCCCGCTGGATACGTTCATCACCCACACCATGGGCCTGGAAGACATCAACAAGGCTTTCGACCTGATGCACGAAGGCAAGAGCATCCGTACCGTCATTCATTTCTAA
- the fghA gene encoding S-formylglutathione hydrolase has translation MPMSLENISCQKSFGGWHKRYRHRSEVLGCDMVFAVYLPPQAEQGGQLPVLYWLSGLTCTDENFMQKAGAMRMAAELGLIIVAPDTSPRGPDVPGDPDGAWDFGLGAGFYLNATQEPWSRHYRMHDYVVQELPSLVEAHFPASDKRSISGHSMGGHGALVCALRNPGRYQSVSAFSPINNPMDCPWGQKAFSRYLGEDRSKWKEWDACALIAEADEKLPLLVDQGDRDDFLENQLKPEALQQAAKQAGHPLTLRLQPGYDHSYFFIASFIDDHLQHHARALGGILS, from the coding sequence ATCCCCATGAGTCTGGAAAACATCTCCTGTCAGAAAAGTTTCGGCGGTTGGCACAAGCGCTATCGCCACCGCTCCGAGGTGCTCGGCTGCGACATGGTGTTTGCCGTGTACCTGCCGCCGCAAGCGGAGCAGGGCGGTCAGTTGCCGGTGCTGTACTGGTTGTCGGGGCTGACCTGCACAGACGAAAACTTCATGCAGAAAGCCGGGGCGATGCGCATGGCAGCCGAACTCGGTCTGATTATCGTCGCGCCGGACACCAGTCCGCGTGGCCCGGACGTGCCGGGTGATCCGGATGGCGCCTGGGATTTCGGCCTCGGCGCCGGGTTCTACCTGAATGCCACGCAGGAACCCTGGTCGCGGCACTATCGGATGCATGACTATGTCGTGCAGGAATTGCCTTCACTGGTTGAAGCGCATTTCCCGGCATCGGACAAACGCAGCATCAGCGGCCACTCCATGGGCGGTCACGGTGCGTTGGTCTGCGCGCTGCGCAATCCGGGGCGTTACCAATCGGTGTCGGCGTTTTCGCCGATCAACAACCCGATGGATTGCCCGTGGGGGCAGAAAGCATTCTCCCGCTATCTGGGTGAAGACCGCTCCAAGTGGAAAGAGTGGGATGCCTGTGCGCTGATTGCCGAAGCCGACGAGAAATTGCCGCTGTTGGTGGACCAGGGTGATCGCGATGATTTCCTTGAAAACCAGCTCAAACCCGAAGCCCTGCAACAAGCGGCAAAACAAGCGGGTCATCCGCTGACGCTGCGTCTGCAACCGGGTTATGACCACAGCTATTTCTTCATCGCAAGCTTCATTGACGACCACTTGCAGCATCACGCACGCGCCCTGGGGGGTATTCTCAGTTAG
- the ispF gene encoding 2-C-methyl-D-erythritol 2,4-cyclodiphosphate synthase encodes MRIGHGYDVHRFAEGDFITLGGVRIAHGFGLLAHSDGDVLLHALSDALLGAAALGDIGKHFPDTDPQFKGADSRVLLRHVVALIHAKGWKIGNVDNTIVAQAPKMAPHIESMRALIAADLQVELDQVNVKATTTEKLGFVGREEGIAVHSVALLLRA; translated from the coding sequence ATGCGTATTGGCCACGGCTACGATGTGCACCGTTTCGCTGAAGGCGATTTCATTACTCTGGGCGGCGTGCGCATTGCACACGGCTTCGGGCTGCTCGCTCACTCCGACGGTGACGTCCTGCTGCACGCCTTGAGCGATGCCTTGCTCGGCGCGGCTGCGCTAGGGGATATCGGCAAACACTTTCCGGACACCGACCCGCAATTCAAGGGTGCCGACAGCCGCGTGCTGTTGCGCCATGTGGTCGCGCTGATCCACGCCAAGGGCTGGAAAATCGGCAATGTCGACAACACCATCGTTGCCCAGGCGCCGAAAATGGCCCCGCATATCGAATCGATGCGCGCGTTGATCGCCGCCGATCTTCAAGTTGAGTTGGATCAAGTGAACGTGAAAGCTACCACCACCGAAAAGCTTGGCTTTGTCGGTCGCGAAGAAGGCATCGCCGTGCACTCCGTCGCCTTGTTGCTGCGCGCATGA
- the truD gene encoding tRNA pseudouridine(13) synthase TruD, with protein MNELQLLGPRAYGEPLGTAVLKAIAEDFQVDEVLDIPFSGDGEHLWIWVEKRGLNTEEAARRIAKAAGVSLRTVSYAGLKDRQALTRQWFSVQLPGKADPDLSAAENDTLKILKTTRHKRKLQRGAHSANGFTLRLTQFAGDKEAIEQRLQLIAKQGIPNYFGAQRFGHDGGNVVDARAWAARKALPEQRNVRSRLLSTARSFLFNQVLAARVADGTWQQAQVGDLLAFTDSRSFFPAGEAECSDPRLAILDLHPTGPQWGEGDSPAAGAVHDLEQGIAEREADLRDWLINAGMSHERRILRLPIGGLSWHYPQPDILQLEFVLPAGCFATVLVRELVDLVPVGQTDSPCVF; from the coding sequence ATGAACGAACTGCAATTGCTCGGCCCGCGAGCCTATGGCGAACCCCTCGGTACCGCAGTACTGAAAGCCATCGCCGAAGATTTTCAGGTCGACGAAGTGCTCGACATCCCGTTCAGCGGCGATGGTGAACACCTGTGGATCTGGGTGGAAAAACGTGGCCTGAACACCGAGGAAGCGGCGCGCCGAATTGCCAAGGCAGCCGGCGTGTCCTTGCGTACCGTCAGCTATGCCGGGCTCAAGGATCGTCAGGCGCTGACCCGCCAGTGGTTCAGCGTGCAACTGCCGGGCAAGGCTGATCCGGACCTGTCGGCGGCGGAGAACGATACGCTGAAGATCCTCAAGACCACGCGCCACAAGCGCAAGCTGCAACGCGGCGCGCATTCGGCCAACGGTTTTACCCTGCGCCTGACCCAGTTCGCCGGCGACAAGGAGGCGATCGAACAGCGTCTGCAGTTGATCGCCAAGCAAGGCATTCCCAATTATTTCGGCGCCCAGCGTTTCGGCCATGACGGCGGCAACGTCGTTGATGCGCGTGCGTGGGCGGCGCGCAAGGCTCTACCGGAGCAGCGCAATGTGCGTTCGCGGCTGCTGTCGACGGCGCGCAGTTTTCTGTTCAATCAGGTCTTGGCGGCGCGGGTTGCCGACGGTACCTGGCAGCAGGCGCAGGTGGGCGATCTGCTGGCGTTCACCGACAGCCGTAGTTTTTTCCCGGCCGGTGAAGCCGAATGCAGCGATCCGCGTCTGGCGATTCTCGATCTGCACCCCACCGGTCCGCAGTGGGGCGAAGGTGACTCACCGGCTGCCGGCGCTGTCCATGATCTGGAGCAGGGGATTGCCGAGCGCGAGGCCGACCTGCGCGATTGGTTGATCAATGCCGGAATGAGCCACGAACGTCGCATCCTGCGGCTGCCCATTGGCGGGTTGTCGTGGCATTATCCCCAGCCTGACATTCTGCAACTGGAATTCGTCCTCCCGGCCGGATGCTTCGCCACCGTATTGGTGCGCGAACTCGTTGATCTGGTGCCGGTGGGGCAGACGGACAGCCCATGCGTATTCTGA
- the surE gene encoding 5'/3'-nucleotidase SurE: MRILISNDDGVTAPGLAALYGALADYTECVVIAPEQDKSGASSSLTLDRPLHPQYLANGFISLNGTPTDCVHLGLNGLLEREPDMVVSGINLGANLGDDVLYSGTVAAALEGRFLERPSFAFSLVSRQVDNLATAAHFARKLVEAHAGLDLPPRTVLNVNIPNLPIEHIRGIQLTRLGHRARAAAPMKVVDPRGKAGYWIAAAGDAEDGGPGTDFHAVMQGYVSITPLQLDRTFNDAFRSLDGWLEGLR, translated from the coding sequence ATGCGTATTCTGATTTCTAACGACGATGGGGTAACCGCACCCGGTCTCGCCGCGCTTTATGGTGCGCTGGCGGATTACACCGAATGCGTGGTTATCGCCCCGGAGCAGGACAAAAGCGGCGCCAGCAGTTCGCTGACGCTCGACCGTCCGTTGCACCCGCAATACCTGGCCAACGGTTTCATCAGCCTCAACGGTACACCGACCGACTGCGTGCACCTGGGCCTCAACGGCCTGCTGGAGCGCGAGCCGGACATGGTGGTTTCCGGGATCAACCTCGGCGCCAATCTGGGCGATGATGTGCTGTATTCCGGCACCGTGGCGGCCGCCCTCGAAGGGCGCTTCCTCGAGCGCCCTTCGTTCGCGTTCTCGCTGGTCTCGCGGCAGGTGGATAATCTGGCGACAGCGGCCCATTTCGCGCGCAAACTGGTCGAGGCCCACGCCGGGCTGGACCTGCCGCCGCGCACGGTGCTGAACGTGAACATCCCCAATTTGCCGATCGAACACATTCGCGGTATTCAACTGACCCGCCTGGGCCATCGCGCCCGTGCCGCGGCACCGATGAAAGTGGTCGATCCGCGTGGCAAGGCCGGTTACTGGATCGCCGCTGCCGGCGATGCCGAAGATGGCGGCCCGGGCACCGACTTTCATGCGGTGATGCAAGGTTATGTGTCGATCACGCCATTGCAGCTCGATCGCACCTTCAACGATGCCTTCAGAAGTCTCGACGGCTGGCTGGAGGGACTGCGCTGA
- a CDS encoding protein-L-isoaspartate(D-aspartate) O-methyltransferase has product MTSQRTRERLIQRLYEEGLSNAKVLEVIRRTPRHLFVDEALAHRAYEDTALPIGHNQTISQPYMVARMSELLLEAGPLDKVLEIGTGSGYQTAVLSQLVERVFSVERIKVLQDRAKERLVELNLRNVVFRWGDGWEGWPALAPYNGIIVTAVATDVPQALLDQLAPGGRMVIPVGSGEVQQLMLIVREEHGFSRHVLGAVRFVPLLNGPLA; this is encoded by the coding sequence ATGACGTCGCAGCGCACGCGCGAACGTCTGATCCAGCGTCTCTATGAAGAAGGCCTGTCCAACGCCAAGGTGCTGGAAGTGATCCGCCGTACGCCGCGTCATCTGTTCGTCGATGAAGCACTGGCACACCGTGCCTACGAAGATACCGCGCTGCCGATCGGCCACAACCAGACCATCTCCCAGCCTTATATGGTGGCGCGCATGAGCGAGCTGCTGCTGGAGGCGGGTCCGTTGGACAAGGTGCTGGAAATCGGCACCGGTTCGGGCTATCAGACGGCGGTGCTGTCGCAACTGGTTGAGCGGGTCTTTTCGGTCGAACGCATCAAGGTCCTGCAGGACCGGGCCAAAGAACGCCTGGTCGAACTCAACCTGCGCAACGTGGTGTTCCGCTGGGGCGATGGCTGGGAAGGCTGGCCGGCACTGGCACCGTATAACGGCATCATCGTCACGGCGGTCGCCACCGATGTGCCGCAGGCGTTGCTTGATCAACTGGCTCCGGGGGGGCGGATGGTGATTCCGGTCGGCTCGGGGGAAGTGCAGCAATTGATGCTGATCGTGCGTGAAGAGCACGGCTTTTCCCGCCACGTTTTGGGCGCGGTGCGCTTCGTGCCATTGCTCAACGGCCCGTTGGCCTGA
- a CDS encoding peptidoglycan DD-metalloendopeptidase family protein: protein MSLTVIAQRMGNTSFQRLVTGLVLSTLLVGCSSTKSSNVRVVDRNGAAAQRPAVTTGQYVVRPGDTLFSIAFRYGWDYKALAARNNIPTPYTIHPGQTIRFDGRTGSTPTAVVSNSSSSPSSSSKTTVIRRQANGTTTTTVTGSGAGSAGAAPSVANKPAPAPLPPPGPAPTGWGWPSNGILIGKFSSNGSLNKGIDIAGDLGQPVLAASDGTVVYAGSGLRGYGELVIIKHSETYVSAYGHNRRLLVREGQQVKVGQTIAEMGSTGTDRVKLHFEIRRQGKPVDPLQFLPRR from the coding sequence GTGAGTCTCACAGTCATTGCGCAGCGTATGGGTAACACGAGCTTTCAGCGCCTGGTGACTGGCCTTGTATTGAGCACCTTGCTGGTCGGTTGCTCCAGCACCAAATCGAGTAACGTACGAGTAGTCGATCGCAACGGTGCGGCGGCCCAGCGTCCAGCCGTCACGACCGGGCAATATGTAGTCCGTCCGGGCGATACGCTGTTTTCCATCGCTTTTCGCTACGGCTGGGACTACAAAGCCCTCGCGGCACGGAACAATATTCCTACGCCATATACGATACATCCGGGTCAGACAATTCGCTTCGATGGCCGCACCGGTTCAACGCCGACAGCAGTGGTGAGCAACAGCAGTTCCTCGCCATCTTCGTCGAGCAAAACCACGGTAATCCGGCGCCAGGCGAATGGCACGACGACCACCACAGTGACCGGTTCCGGGGCCGGTTCTGCGGGGGCTGCACCGTCCGTCGCCAACAAACCGGCCCCGGCTCCACTGCCTCCACCGGGCCCGGCCCCGACCGGCTGGGGATGGCCATCTAATGGCATTCTGATTGGAAAATTCTCTTCAAACGGTAGTTTGAATAAAGGAATTGATATCGCCGGAGATTTGGGACAGCCTGTTTTAGCTGCGTCTGATGGGACGGTGGTATACGCCGGGAGTGGCTTAAGGGGCTACGGCGAATTAGTCATCATCAAACACAGCGAAACCTACGTCAGTGCTTACGGTCACAACCGTCGGCTGTTGGTTCGGGAGGGACAGCAGGTCAAGGTCGGACAGACAATTGCCGAAATGGGGTCGACGGGTACAGACCGGGTGAAACTGCATTTTGAGATTCGCCGACAAGGTAAACCTGTAGATCCGCTGCAGTTCCTGCCAAGACGTTGA